A stretch of Actinomycetota bacterium DNA encodes these proteins:
- a CDS encoding FKBP-type peptidyl-prolyl cis-trans isomerase translates to MTNPPVIDFIDGEAPSELVIQDLTVGSGPEVVAGQTVEVHYLGVEFDSGEQFDSSWDRDESIEFPLRGLIQGWQLGIPGMKVGGRRQLIIPPHLAYGPTGAGHRLSGKTLVFVIDLLAVR, encoded by the coding sequence ATGACAAACCCTCCGGTTATTGATTTTATTGACGGCGAAGCGCCATCTGAGTTAGTGATCCAGGATCTGACTGTAGGTTCGGGTCCCGAAGTAGTTGCTGGCCAAACTGTTGAGGTTCACTACCTGGGTGTCGAATTTGATTCTGGCGAACAGTTCGACTCATCATGGGACCGTGATGAGTCCATAGAATTTCCGCTGCGCGGATTAATCCAAGGGTGGCAACTGGGTATTCCGGGCATGAAAGTGGGTGGCCGGCGACAGCTCATCATCCCACCACACTTGGCCTATGGACCAACTGGAGCAGGTCACCGACTTTCTGGGAAAACTCTAGTTTTTGTAATTGATTTACTAGCAGTGAGGTAG
- a CDS encoding WYL domain-containing protein, which produces MAAESTMRQLNLLLVLLNAQRPLSRVDIFERVNGYGDPEDPSAQRKFERDKAELRSFIVFEESPGEGDLADTYRIDKSRSFIRDLDLTSDERLLIALAVRAWRDVELGQSAAAGATLASYQFLQTPQILAAIGRDERHLATLERAIAAAKTVQFEYFSRNSGETKLRTVQPWKLVLHQTHWYLHGFEESRAKGLLFRLSRISGDILITAQANTEIAPPDLDSLAQLVEFQRTEDSVQTAKLQVPKGNCANLRLRSKAVIESDDFDILEIDYDDAYSLATEVAVVCDRAVVLSPLDLRNRVSEILKSVIAVHK; this is translated from the coding sequence GTGGCGGCGGAAAGTACCATGAGGCAACTCAATCTTTTGCTGGTACTTCTCAATGCCCAAAGACCGCTTTCCAGAGTAGACATTTTTGAGCGAGTCAATGGCTACGGAGATCCCGAGGATCCGTCAGCACAGCGAAAATTCGAACGAGATAAAGCAGAGCTACGCAGTTTTATCGTCTTTGAGGAATCGCCTGGCGAAGGAGATCTTGCTGACACATATCGAATTGATAAATCCCGTTCCTTTATTCGCGACCTAGACTTGACCAGCGACGAGCGGTTGCTGATAGCTCTAGCCGTCCGAGCATGGCGTGATGTTGAACTCGGTCAGTCGGCAGCAGCCGGAGCAACCTTAGCTAGTTACCAGTTTTTGCAGACTCCTCAAATCTTGGCCGCTATTGGCCGAGATGAACGACATTTAGCCACGTTAGAGCGAGCGATTGCAGCTGCCAAGACCGTTCAATTTGAATACTTCAGTCGCAATAGTGGCGAAACCAAATTGAGAACCGTTCAGCCATGGAAATTGGTACTACATCAAACCCATTGGTACCTGCACGGATTCGAAGAGTCACGCGCTAAAGGTTTGCTGTTTCGGCTCAGCAGAATAAGTGGTGACATCCTGATAACTGCCCAAGCGAATACCGAAATTGCTCCACCTGATTTAGACTCACTAGCGCAACTTGTCGAATTTCAGCGAACCGAGGATTCAGTACAAACAGCGAAATTGCAGGTACCCAAGGGCAACTGCGCAAATTTACGATTACGGTCGAAAGCAGTTATTGAGTCTGATGATTTCGACATTTTGGAAATTGATTATGACGATGCCTACTCACTAGCCACTGAAGTAGCGGTTGTTTGTGATCGGGCTGTAGTGCTTTCACCATTGGATTTGCGCAATAGAGTTTCAGAAATCTTAAAGTCAGTAATCGCGGTGCATAAGTAA
- a CDS encoding WYL domain-containing protein — protein MAIKFEVAVRMLAFLRANSPVELEHVAKIFNLKSSEVRKYCLLLNEARIGEYYGEFVEVEIQDDEDGIWIETRESQGLTEQIRFTVQESIAILGGLKYLQAMPHLVDREIVSALLAKLQTAFDAPEDIIQIGTAEIDMQIVDSLKSAIAEGRCVEITYGAGIDQKVTERTIEPILLFADETVLYVRAYCRLAQDWRTFRVDRILSARYSTEATSKTEEQGPRFEISAPTLTAQLRMLPEMLESFAPETVTNVSPDQDRLIVQVQVNSSAWLASLVLASGGDIEVLGPDELRIDIIGKAEKWFAHNGD, from the coding sequence ATGGCAATCAAATTTGAGGTGGCCGTGCGCATGCTCGCTTTTCTGCGGGCAAACAGCCCAGTTGAGTTAGAGCATGTCGCCAAGATTTTCAATTTGAAAAGCTCCGAGGTTCGTAAATATTGCCTGCTACTGAATGAGGCAAGAATCGGTGAATACTACGGTGAGTTCGTCGAAGTCGAAATTCAAGACGATGAGGATGGAATTTGGATTGAAACTCGAGAGTCTCAGGGTTTAACGGAACAGATTCGCTTCACCGTCCAAGAGTCGATTGCAATACTTGGTGGGCTCAAGTATCTCCAAGCTATGCCACATCTAGTTGACCGAGAGATTGTCTCTGCTCTACTCGCTAAATTGCAGACTGCATTTGATGCACCAGAGGACATTATTCAGATCGGTACAGCTGAGATAGACATGCAAATCGTCGACTCACTCAAGTCAGCGATAGCCGAGGGTCGATGTGTTGAAATCACATATGGAGCGGGAATTGATCAGAAGGTTACCGAGCGCACAATTGAGCCAATCCTGCTGTTTGCTGACGAAACTGTACTTTATGTCCGCGCTTACTGTCGACTAGCACAAGATTGGCGAACTTTCCGCGTAGACCGAATTCTGAGCGCGAGATATTCCACAGAAGCTACCAGTAAAACCGAGGAACAAGGACCACGGTTCGAAATTTCTGCGCCGACATTAACCGCGCAATTGCGAATGCTCCCCGAGATGCTTGAGAGTTTTGCGCCGGAGACTGTAACGAATGTCAGCCCAGATCAAGATCGTCTAATCGTGCAAGTGCAGGTTAATTCAAGCGCTTGGCTTGCCAGCTTGGTCTTGGCTAGCGGTGGCGACATTGAAGTTCTGGGTCCCGATGAGCTACGGATTGACATAATCGGCAAAGCGGAAAAGTGGTTTGCTCACAACGGCGATTAG
- a CDS encoding twin-arginine translocase TatA/TatE family subunit, translating into MADLFGKGGLILILIAIVIFGSKKLPDAARNLGKSIRIFKNELDSGDKDRPSTSDEQ; encoded by the coding sequence ATGGCAGATTTATTTGGCAAAGGTGGGTTAATTCTCATCCTTATCGCAATCGTGATTTTTGGATCTAAGAAGTTGCCAGATGCGGCGCGAAATCTTGGTAAGTCAATCAGAATTTTTAAGAACGAATTGGATTCTGGCGATAAGGATCGTCCTTCAACTTCTGACGAGCAGTAA
- the tatC gene encoding twin-arginine translocase subunit TatC, with product MANTVDLAKMTLSEHLDELRSRLVKSISAILLGTLFAWSRYEDIFAVLREPFDRIHKDHPETILALTGVTSGLVMQLNVALVAGVLSSSPIWIFQIWRFVAPGLHKNEKKWSLFFTAVALPMFLAGCWLGYFALPGTLSALFSFTPAAVTNVTNVENYISFSLHLTLFFGLGFLLPLLMVVLNFFHIVSGKTFLSGWRWIVLGAFFFGAIATPNGDPLGMAILALPVGVLCFGATGIAILVDRRRATSGKDD from the coding sequence GTGGCAAATACTGTTGATTTGGCAAAAATGACTCTGAGTGAACACCTAGATGAGTTGCGATCTCGACTGGTAAAAAGCATTTCCGCAATTCTGCTTGGCACGCTGTTTGCTTGGTCAAGATACGAGGATATTTTTGCAGTTCTTCGTGAGCCTTTTGATCGGATTCATAAAGATCACCCAGAAACTATTCTTGCCCTAACAGGGGTTACTAGCGGTCTAGTGATGCAGTTAAATGTCGCCCTTGTCGCCGGAGTGCTGTCATCAAGTCCAATTTGGATTTTTCAAATTTGGCGTTTTGTTGCACCTGGCCTACACAAAAACGAAAAGAAGTGGTCGTTATTTTTCACCGCAGTAGCTCTACCCATGTTCCTGGCGGGATGTTGGCTAGGTTATTTTGCCTTACCAGGCACATTATCTGCCTTATTTAGTTTTACTCCAGCGGCAGTGACCAATGTAACAAACGTCGAGAACTACATCTCGTTCTCACTACACCTGACACTATTTTTCGGACTCGGATTCCTACTCCCACTGCTGATGGTTGTATTAAATTTCTTCCATATTGTTTCAGGAAAAACCTTTTTGTCTGGGTGGCGCTGGATCGTGCTTGGTGCATTCTTTTTTGGGGCGATTGCAACGCCAAATGGTGACCCACTTGGGATGGCCATCTTGGCACTACCCGTTGGAGTTCTATGTTTCGGGGCCACAGGTATTGCAATTCTGGTAGATCGCCGCAGGGCAACTAGCGGTAAAGATGACTAG